The following is a genomic window from Chania multitudinisentens RB-25.
CGCTCTCAACCAGCAGGCAGTAGCCTTAACGGCCGCAGAAATGCATGGCCTGATCAGTGGCCTTTTGTGCGGCGGCAACCGTGATGCCAGCTGGTTGACGCTGGTGTTCGAGTTGACCAACGAAGGTATCGCCTTCCCGCAGGCGTTGAGTATGCCATTGCAACAATTGCATGAGGCGACGCGTGATACGCTGGAAGACGATGACTTTATGTTCCAGTTGCTGATGCCGGAAGGTGAAGCGGTCGATGTTTTTGATCGTGCTGACGCGCTGGCGGGGTGGGTGAATCACTTCCTGTTAGGGTTAGGAATGATGCAGCCAAAACTGGCGCAGGTGAAAGACGAAGTGGGGGAAGCTATAGATGATTTGCGCAATATTGCTCAATTGGGCTATGACGAAGACGAAGACCAGGAGGAGTTAGAACAGTCGTTGGAAGAAGTGGTGGAATATGTGCGAGTTGCTGCGATCCTTTGCCATACCGAATTTACCCGTCGTAAGCCAACGGCACCGGAAAATAAAAAGCCGACGTTACATTGATTGTTGAGTTTGAGAATTATTGATGTTGCAACAAGAGAGTTATCCTCAGTTTTCGCCTGTAAACTGGGGATAAACGTGAAATAGGCAAGGCGATGCCTATTATCGCTAAACGTGGCTACGTATTATCAGAGAAAAAATCGGAACATGTGGTGCTGATCTCATCCATTAACCGTTTAGCCAACGGCGTTAGACCTTGTTGCTGTTTGTAAATCAAAATGTACAAAGCATCCGGTAATTCTTCTTTGATCGGAACCATTGATATAAGGTCTTTTATATAAGGTACTTTGAGGATCGCTTTAGGGCCGACGAACAGATAGTCTTTGTTTAAAACCAACTGTTCACCAATACTCATTGAATCACCATAAATAAGTGTATCGCCATTAGCTCTCCCTTGTGGGAAAATAAATTTCTCTAATGTTTTATAGTGCCCGGTTCTGGCGTTAGGGAAATACCATTTGGCACCTTTTAATTGATCTAATGAGGTGCTTTTAATTAAAGGATGCCCATTGCGAGCAATAATACAAAATTCTGCATTGATTGAATACTCAACGGAAAACTCACTCATGGATATTTCAGGTGACGCTATACCAATAAAGAAATCTAATCTCCCTAATCGCAACGATGTCATTAATTCTGAAAGTTGCCCCTCAACAATGGTAATACTGGAAGCCGGATGCTGCTCTTGGAATTTATTAATCAAAGAGGGCATTATGCTAAATGCTGGCAGGTGGGAGCAGCCAAAGGATATCGTACCTTGCGAGAGTTCATTTGATTGGTGTAGTTCATCTATGGCCCTTTCCAGGTCATTGAGTATCATATTAACTCTGGGTTCAAAGATACGCCCCATTTTAGTGAGCGTCATACCTTGAGGCCCTCTGGCCAATAAAGAAACACCCAGAATTCGTTCTAATTCCTGAAGGCTTTTGGTCATGGCGGGTTGTGTTTGAAACAAAGCTTGCGATGCGGTTCTGATACTTCCATAACGAATTATGGCTTGAAAGTTCCTGAGTTGATTAATTTTGGGGAGTTCTTTCATAGTGCACCATTATGAATTTTATAAAAGATAACACTAATTATGTGAATGAATTTTTTCTTTAAGTATTAATCAATCATAGCTAATTCTTTTTTTTTATCAAGAATGACGCATTGGTTTTACAATGTCTTTAAATATCAATGGGTTTTTACTGCCTGCCATTCTAACTCGCCGTGAGCCAATGTTGATATTATCACTTAAGGTGAAAGTTCTTTTGTTCCATTATTATCATTATCCTCCCGATAAAAGCTGGAAAAATGCCCATAAAATTTTTAACTCATTGTAGTGATGATGGGGCGGCCTTCAAAGAGCTAGAAAGGTGCTTCTTTATGGATAATGTTCTCTGTGGTTGATAAAGAGCTGATAAAGTTTATGGTGTGCTCGTCAGAAAAGCTGGTTTAGCTTCGTTTTCTTCATACCAAGGATAGTTTTTGCATTCCCACAACAGCTTATCCATCATCTTTCTGGCAACCTGCGTCAGTGGTAAACGCCGGGAGTAGATAAAACTGTAAGATGCATCTGGTAATGGTTCGCTAATCGGTATCGTACACAATAACTGATTTAGGTAAGGTACTCGTAACGTTTCCTTGGCTGCTACTGTTAAGAAACCTGCATTCAGCACCATCTGTATCGCCATGATTGCAGTTCCCCCTCTGATCACCATTTGTGGCGATTGTTTCCCTTCGGGAAACAAAAAAGTATCCAGTTGGTTGTAGTAACCTAATTGTGAGGTCGGCAAATACCATTTAGCCCCTTGGAGCTGCTGTAGTGAGTGGCTTTGAGCCAACGGATGCTCCCGGTGTGCCAATATACCAAAAGGAGCGGTAAAGAACGGTTCCTCGATAAATTCGCTGGAGATAATATCTTCAGACGATGCAGCGCCGATAATAAAGTCTAATTTCCCAGCGCGTAAGGCTGGCAAAAGTTCAGAAATCTGCCCTTCCGTGATATTGATACTGATTTGTGGAAAACGTTTTTGAAAACGTAAAATTGCCGGAGGTAGCATGGTAAAGAAGGGCAAAGAAGAACTCCCTAACTCAATGGTGCCTCTGGATGCTGCGCTAAATTGTTTTGTTTCAGTAACAGCGCGCTCTAATTCTTTCAATATTAGCTGTACACGAGGTTCAAAGAGTTTCCCTGCATCAGTCAGCACAACACCACGAGGTCCGCGGATCATCAACTGCGTGCCTAACATCTTCTCAAGCTCGTTCATTGATTGTGTTAAAGCGGGCTGAGTTTGATGTAGGGCTTTAGCCGCTGCACGAAAGCTGCCATGTTCTATAATTGACTGGAACATTTTCAGCTGATTGGGTTTGGGTAGGTTTCTCATGAATATTTTATCTTTTTCATCCATTACTAATTTTTTATGTTCAATTGATGCTTGTGAAATATAAAATAGGTGATTTTACGATAACTCTATGAACAATAATTACTTTTTATGAATCAGGTGTAAAGGAAAAGACTAACAAGATAGAAAGAGGTGCTGGCATTTCTATCCTGATGTCAAAAAAATAATTTAATACCAAATGAATATGTCAAGTTCAGCTAGGTATAATGTGGCCGCTGATAGGCGCAAGCTGTTTGTTCTCTCAACATCGTTCAACGAAAGTTAGGTTAATACTGTCAACCATATTCTGTAGTTAATCAGTTTACATAAGTCTCTTTCTTTATCTGATACCCTGGCTTGTGGTACATGATTCCCCACTGATTTATCTAAGTTCTTGGGGGCACTACGTCACATTTTTCCAATTATTTAGGGCATGGTTGCGAACCAATAAGGGGCATAATGAACGCATACCCAGCTTCGTTAATGCAGCTCGTTTGTGGTGGCTTATCGTTTTGTAGTTTAGTTGTAAATCGTTAGCTATCTGGCTTGGCGTTTTTCCAGCCAGTAAGTTTTGTAACACCACCCACTCGCGTGACGTGAGCATGGCAGAAAATCTGCCGGTATCTTCACACTGTTCCTGGTGGGAAGGAACAGTCTCCAGCAAGCGTTTTTGCAACTCTTCCAGGCTGATTGAGCTATCCAGTGTGAGCCAGAC
Proteins encoded in this region:
- a CDS encoding YecA family protein, with translation MSILNTFPNYQSLTAALNQQAVALTAAEMHGLISGLLCGGNRDASWLTLVFELTNEGIAFPQALSMPLQQLHEATRDTLEDDDFMFQLLMPEGEAVDVFDRADALAGWVNHFLLGLGMMQPKLAQVKDEVGEAIDDLRNIAQLGYDEDEDQEELEQSLEEVVEYVRVAAILCHTEFTRRKPTAPENKKPTLH
- a CDS encoding LysR substrate-binding domain-containing protein, which translates into the protein MKELPKINQLRNFQAIIRYGSIRTASQALFQTQPAMTKSLQELERILGVSLLARGPQGMTLTKMGRIFEPRVNMILNDLERAIDELHQSNELSQGTISFGCSHLPAFSIMPSLINKFQEQHPASSITIVEGQLSELMTSLRLGRLDFFIGIASPEISMSEFSVEYSINAEFCIIARNGHPLIKSTSLDQLKGAKWYFPNARTGHYKTLEKFIFPQGRANGDTLIYGDSMSIGEQLVLNKDYLFVGPKAILKVPYIKDLISMVPIKEELPDALYILIYKQQQGLTPLAKRLMDEISTTCSDFFSDNT
- a CDS encoding LysR substrate-binding domain-containing protein; this translates as MDEKDKIFMRNLPKPNQLKMFQSIIEHGSFRAAAKALHQTQPALTQSMNELEKMLGTQLMIRGPRGVVLTDAGKLFEPRVQLILKELERAVTETKQFSAASRGTIELGSSSLPFFTMLPPAILRFQKRFPQISINITEGQISELLPALRAGKLDFIIGAASSEDIISSEFIEEPFFTAPFGILAHREHPLAQSHSLQQLQGAKWYLPTSQLGYYNQLDTFLFPEGKQSPQMVIRGGTAIMAIQMVLNAGFLTVAAKETLRVPYLNQLLCTIPISEPLPDASYSFIYSRRLPLTQVARKMMDKLLWECKNYPWYEENEAKPAFLTSTP